The following coding sequences lie in one Spinacia oleracea cultivar Varoflay chromosome 1, BTI_SOV_V1, whole genome shotgun sequence genomic window:
- the LOC110795141 gene encoding mediator of RNA polymerase II transcription subunit 18, protein MECVVQGIIETQHVEALEILLQGLCGVNKERLRIHELCLKSSQNLGFVSSEVRLICDLEQTEPTWIVRHIGGAMRGAGADLISVLVRTMVESKASKNALRLFYALGYKLDHELLRVGFSFHFYRGAQITVTVSSVNKLPKLHAVDEAEPVTPGIQLVEVTAPATSDNYGEVVTAVSSFCEYLAPLLHLSKPGISTGVVPTAAAAAASLMSDGGGTTV, encoded by the exons CATGTGGAAGCACTGGAGATTCTTCTTCAGGGGCTTTGTGGAGTCAATAAGGAGAGGTTAAGGATTCACGAATTATGCTTAAAAAGCAGCCAAAACCTTG GATTTGTATCCTCCGAGGTTCGACTTATATGTGATCTTGAGCAGACTGAACCTACTTG GATAGTTCGTCATATTGGTGGTGCAATGAGAGGTGCTGGTGCTGACCTGATCTCTGTTCTGGTCCGGACCATGGTAGAAAGCAAAGCTAGCAAGAATGCCCTCCGCTTATTCTATGCACTTGGCTATAAATTGGATCATGAACTATTACGCGTGGGTTTTTCCTTCCATTTCTATAGGGGTGCACAGATCACTGTTACTGTTTCTTCAGTTAATAAGTTGCCAAAGTTGCATGCGGTCGATGAGGCTGAGCCAGTCACCCCAGGCATACAATTAGTTGAAGTAACAGCTCCTGCTACATCTGATAACTATGGTGAAGTTGTAACAGCTGTCTCTTCCTTCTGTGAATACCTTGCCCC GTTGCTGCATCTATCTAAACCTGGTATATCTACCGGGGTAGTCCcaactgctgctgctgctgctgcatcTCTGATGTCTGATGGTGGAGGCACAACTGTGTAG